A single Silvibacterium dinghuense DNA region contains:
- a CDS encoding aminotransferase class I/II-fold pyridoxal phosphate-dependent enzyme — MSLELLQKEYEALRAKAIKLDLTRGKPAPEQLELSNELLALPGTGDFTAEGATDVRNYGGLQGLAEARKLLSSLLGAPAEQVVLANNASLSLMHDTIIFSLVKGNADSAKPWGKEEEISLLCPVPGYDRHFRICEDYGIEMIPVAMNADGPDMDEVERLVAADASIRGIWCVPKYSNPTGAVYSDAVIERLASMKTAAKDFRIFWDNAYGVHHLTDEKIEIANILERAAAHGNANRPFVFASTSKITFSGAGIGGFAASKENVAWLLARLTPRTIGPDKVNQLRHVRFLKDAAGIAALMEKHRALLAPKFAAVEEIFAAGLTGLKDVSWTKPKGGYFTSLDVPAGCAKRVVSLAKDAGVVLTPAGATHPYGKDEADRTIRIAPSFPKPEDVRAAAEAVVLCVKLACAEKEAGVLEPVGAKA, encoded by the coding sequence ATGTCGTTGGAGCTGCTGCAGAAGGAATACGAGGCGCTTCGCGCCAAGGCAATCAAGCTGGACCTGACGCGCGGTAAGCCGGCGCCGGAGCAGCTGGAGCTTTCGAACGAGTTGCTGGCGCTGCCGGGCACGGGCGATTTCACTGCCGAAGGCGCGACCGATGTTCGCAACTACGGCGGACTGCAGGGCCTTGCCGAGGCGCGGAAGCTGCTCAGCTCGCTGCTGGGCGCGCCTGCCGAGCAGGTAGTGCTTGCGAATAACGCCAGCCTCTCGCTGATGCACGACACGATTATCTTCTCGCTGGTCAAGGGCAACGCCGACAGCGCGAAGCCCTGGGGCAAGGAAGAGGAGATCTCGCTCCTGTGCCCGGTTCCGGGCTATGACCGCCATTTCCGCATCTGCGAGGACTACGGCATCGAGATGATTCCGGTGGCGATGAACGCCGACGGTCCGGATATGGACGAAGTGGAGCGTCTTGTCGCTGCCGACGCGTCGATCCGCGGCATCTGGTGCGTGCCGAAGTACAGCAATCCGACCGGCGCTGTGTACTCGGATGCAGTGATCGAGCGCCTGGCCTCGATGAAGACCGCGGCGAAGGACTTCCGCATTTTCTGGGATAACGCCTACGGCGTGCATCACCTCACGGACGAGAAGATCGAGATTGCGAACATCCTCGAGCGTGCTGCTGCTCATGGCAACGCGAATCGCCCGTTTGTCTTCGCTTCGACCTCGAAGATCACCTTCTCGGGCGCGGGTATCGGCGGCTTTGCGGCGTCGAAGGAGAACGTGGCCTGGCTGCTGGCCCGGCTCACTCCGCGCACGATCGGTCCGGACAAGGTGAACCAGCTCCGTCATGTCCGCTTCCTCAAGGATGCGGCCGGCATCGCTGCGCTGATGGAGAAGCATCGCGCGCTGCTGGCTCCGAAGTTCGCGGCGGTCGAGGAGATTTTCGCGGCCGGCCTTACCGGCCTCAAGGACGTGAGCTGGACCAAGCCGAAGGGCGGTTATTTCACCAGCCTCGATGTGCCTGCGGGCTGCGCCAAGCGCGTGGTGAGCCTGGCCAAGGACGCAGGCGTGGTGCTGACGCCTGCCGGCGCAACGCATCCTTATGGCAAGGATGAGGCTGACCGCACTATCCGCATTGCGCCGTCGTT